From the genome of Eucalyptus grandis isolate ANBG69807.140 chromosome 2, ASM1654582v1, whole genome shotgun sequence, one region includes:
- the LOC104433786 gene encoding probable polyamine transporter At3g13620 yields the protein MLNARHVDAVSHATTSQPCGHRRSSGHPIFPLHSPPPAAAPAASTMSPEIHSSQSLRPPPRGGQEHAPPSASAELPVTAPAAAPAPSASAKKLTLVPLIFLIYFEVAGGPYGEEPAVQAAGPLLALLGFSIFPFIWSVPEALITAELSTAFPGNGGFVIWADRAFGPFFGSLMGTWKFLSGVINIAAFPVLCIDYLEKIFSVFESGWPRYLALLLSNLSLSFLNYTGLNIVGVAGIVLGVVSLMPFLLMSLIAIPKIKPHRWVSLGQKGVKKDWNLFFNTLFWNLNFWDNVSTVAGEVDRPQRNFPLALFVAVIFTCVSYLIPLFAVTGAVSVDQSEWESGFHAVAAEMIAGKWLKVWIEVGAVLSAIGLFEAQLSSSAYQVLGMADIGFLPTFFAVRSKWFGTPWLGILLSCLISIGISYMDFTDIVSSANFLYSLGMLLEFAAFVWLRRKLPSLKRPYRVPLGVPGLVVMCLIPSAFLVVIMVIATKVVYLMSGLMTLGGIGWFFLMRFCKSRKIFKFSISDVEVA from the coding sequence ATGTTAAATGCCCGGCATGTGGATGCAGTTTCCCATGCAACCACCTCTCAGCCATGTGGCCACCGACGAAGTAGTGGGCATCCAATCTTTCCTCTGCATTCAccgccccccgccgccgcccccgccgcctcGACGATGAGCCCCGAAATCCACTCCTCCCAGAGCCTCCGACCTCCTCCCAGAGGCGGCCAAGAACACGCGCCGCCGAGCGCGTCGGCCGAGCTCCCCGTCACCGCCCCCGCCGCAGCTCCCGCCCCGTCGGCCTCCGCCAAGAAGCTCACCCTCGTCCCGCTCATCTTCCTCATCTACTTCGAGGTCGCCGGCGGGCCCTACGGCGAGGAGCCCGCCGTGCAAGCTGCGGGCCCCTTGCTGGCCCTCCTCGGCTTCTCCATCTTCCCCTTCATATGGAGCGTCCCGGAGGCCCTCATCACCGCCGAGCTCTCCACCGCGTTCCCCGGCAACGGCGGCTTCGTCATTTGGGCAGACCGCGCCTTCGGCCCCTTCTTCGGCTCCCTTATGGGCACCTGGAAGTTCCTCAGCGGCGTCATCAACATCGCCGCCTTCCCGGTTCTCTGCATCGACTACTTGGAGAAGATCTTCTCCGTGTTCGAGTCGGGCTGGCCCCGATACCTCGCCCTCCTGTTGTCGAACCtgtctctctccttcctcaatTACACCGGCCTGAACATCGTTGGGGTCGCCGGGATCGTGCTTGGCGTTGTTTCTCTGATGCCCTTCTTGTTAATGTCCTTGATCGCCATCCCCAAGATTAAGCCTCACAGGTGGGTGAGCTTAGGCCAAAAGGGTGTCAAGAAAGATTGGAACTTGTTCTTCAACACCCTGTTCTGGAACTTGAACTTCTGGGACAATGTGAGCACGGTCGCCGGAGAAGTGGACCGGCCGCAGAGGAATTTCCCATTGGCCCTCTTCGTGGCGGTAATTTTTACCTGCGTCTCTTATTTGATTCCTCTGTTCGCCGTGACGGGTGCTGTCTCGGTGGACCAGAGCGAGTGGGAGTCCGGGTTCCATGCGGTTGCGGCCGAGATGATCGCAGGTAAATGGCTCAAGGTCTGGATCGAGGTTGGCGCGGTGCTGTCGGCGATCGGGCTCTTCGAGGCCCAGCTCAGCAGCAGCGCTTACCAGGTCCTCGGCATGGCGGATATCGGGTTCTTGCCCACGTTCTTCGCTGTGAGGTCCAAATGGTTCGGCACTCCCTGGTTGGGGATCTTGCTGTCCTGCCTCATCAGCATCGGCATCTCCTACATGGACTTCACCGACATCGTCTCGTCGGCCAACTTCTTGTACAGCCTCGGGATGCTGCTTGAGTTTGCGGCGTTCGTGTGGCTGAGGAGGAAGCTCCCGTCGCTGAAGCGGCCGTACCGGGTACCGCTGGGCGTGCCGGGGCTGGTGGTCATGTGCTTGATACCGTCCGCGTTCTTGGTGGTCATAATGGTGATCGCCACCAAGGTCGTGTACTTGATGAGTGGACTAATGACTCTGGGTGGCATCGGGTGGTTCTTCTTGATGAGGTTCTGCAAGTCCAGGAAGATTTTCAAGTTCAGCATCAGCGATGTCGAAGTTGCATAA
- the LOC104433787 gene encoding serine/threonine-protein phosphatase PP2A-2 catalytic subunit — MSLDSVPANSHGNIDEEISQLMQCKPLSEQEVRVLCEKAKEILMEESNVQPVKSPVTICGDIHGQFHDLAELFRIGGKCPDTNYLFMGDYVDRGYYSVETVTLLVALKVRYPQRITILRGNHESRQITQVYGFYDECLRKYGNANVWKIFTDLFDYFPLTALVESEIFCLHGGLSPSIETLDNIRNFDRVQEVPHEGPMCDLLWSDPDDRCGWGISPRGAGYTFGQDISEQFNHSNNLKLIARAHQLVMEGYNWSHEQKVVTIFSAPNYCYRCGNMASILEVDDCRAHTFIQFEPAPRRGEPDVTRRTPDYFL; from the exons atgagcTTGGATTCGGTTCCTGCCAATTCGCATGGCAACATCGATGAGGAGATTTCGCAGCTCATGCAGTGTAAACCGTTGTCCGAGCAAGAG GTAAGGGTTTTATGCGAGAAGGCTAAAGAAATATTGATGGAGGAGAGCAATGTTCAG CCTGTAAAAAGCCCTGTCACAATATGTGGTGATATTCATGGCCAATTTCATGATCTTGCAGAGCTTTTCCGCATTGGAGGAAAG TGCCCAGATACGAATTACTTATTTATGGGAGATTATGTTGATCGTGGATATTATTCAGTCGAAACTGTTACA CTATTGGTTGCTCTCAAAGTGCGATATCCACAGCGGATTACCATTTTAAGAGGAAATCATGAAAGCCGTCAG ATCACTCAAGTTTATGGGTTTTATGATGAATGCCTTCGAAA ATATGGCAATGCTAATGTCTGGAAGATTTTTACCGATCTCTTTGACTATTTTCCGCTGACAGCACTG GTTGAGTCGGAAATATTTTGCCTACATGGTGGATTGTCACCATCTATTGAAACCCTTGACAACATTCGGAATTTTGATCGTGTGCAAGAAGTTCCTCATGAGGGGCCCATGTGCGATCTATTATGGTCCGACCCTGATGATCGTTGTGGTTGGGGTATCTCACCCAGAGGAGCTGGATATACCTTTGGCCAG GATATATCTGAGCAATTTAATCACTCCAACAATTTGAAGCTCATTGCTAGAGCTCATCAGTTGGTTATGGAAGGATATAACTGGAGCCAT GAACAAAAAGTGGTCACCATATTCAGTGCGCCTAACTATTGTTATCGTTGTGGAAACATGGCATCCATCCTCGAAGTAGATGATTGTAGAGCACACACATTCattcag TTTGAGCCTGCTCCCAGGAGGGGAGAGCCGGATGTAACCCGTAGAACACCTGATTACTTCCTGTGA
- the LOC104435673 gene encoding phytoene synthase 2, chloroplastic produces MCSTCSPIPKPFHTVIIGRPWTQKSGALVRAQVPVAPKSSGLHTFPELSKQVISLTDLQLVEIVEKQSRTSSPFPESEHRKLQFHPPFLDEAYERCRKLCAEYAKTFYLGTLLMTEERQKAIWAIYVWCRRTDELVDGPNATYMSSTVLDRWEERLQDLFDGHPYDMLDAALADTVFKFPLDITPFRDMIEGMRMDTRKCRYENFQELYLYCYYVAGTVGLMSVPVMGITVDSSISNQSIYNAALYLGIGNQLTNILRDVGEDALRGRVYLPQDELAQFGLTDEDVFSRKVTDRWREFMKQQITRARFYFNMAEEGVSHLNKASRWPVWSSLMIYRKILDEIEENDYDNLTKRAYVGRTKKLLTLPLAYSRATSVPT; encoded by the exons ATGTGTTCGACATGTTCTCCAATACCAAAACCCTTCCATACCGTGATTATCGGCAGGCCATGGACCCAGAAATCCGGGGCTTTAGTAAGAGCCCAAGTGCCAGTCGCTCCTAAGAGTTCTGGCCTTCACACTTTTCCTGAGTTGTCAAAGCAAGTGATTTCTCTCACTGATCTGCAGTTGGTGGAGATTGTCGAAAAGCAATCTCGAACCAGCAGCCCTTTCCCAGAGAGTGAGCACCGGAAGCTGCAGTTTCACCCCCCTTTTCTTGATGAGGCCTACGAAAGGTGTCGGAAGCTTTGCGCTGAATATGCTAAAACATTTTATTTAG GAACTTTATTAATGACAGAGGAAAGGCAGAAGGCCATATGGGCAATATACG TGTGGTGCAGAAGAACAGACGAATTGGTCGATGGTCCCAATGCCACCTACATGAGCTCCACCGTTCTTGATCGGTGGGAAGAGCGACTCCAGGACTTATTTGACGGACACCCTTATGACATGCTCGATGCTGCTCTTGCAGACACTGTATTCAAATTCCCCTTGGACATTACG CCCTTTAGGGACATGATTGAGGGGATGAGAATGGACACAAGAAAATGCCGCTACGAGAACTTTCAGGAGCTTTATCTCTATTGCTATTATGTCGCTGGAACGGTTGGCCTAATGAGTGTTCCGGTGATGGGAATCACAGTGGATTCTTCCATTTCAAATCAAAGCATATACAACGCAGCTCTATATTTGGGTATCGGAAATCAACTTACCAACATTCTCCGGGATGTTGGGGAGGA TGCTCTGAGGGGCAGGGTTTACCTTCCTCAAGATGAGCTTGCACAGTTCGGGTTAACCGACGAGGATGTTTTCTCAAGAAAGGTGACAGATCGTTGGAGGGAGTTCATGAAACAGCAGATCACCAGGGCAAGATTTTATTTCAACATGGCCGAGGAAGGAGTTTCGCATCTCAACAAGGCCAGCAGGTGGCCG GTGTGGTCATCATTAATGATATACCGCAAGATCTTGGATGAGATTGAGGAGAATGATTATGACAACTTGACAAAGAGAGCTTATGTTGGGAGGACTAAGAAGCTTCTCACTTTGCCTCTGGCATACAGTAGAGCAACTTCAGTGCCTACCTAG